From Scytonema millei VB511283:
GAAGGGAGTCGGAGAGAAGAGAGCTGAGGAAGCTGAGGAAGCTGAGGAAGCTGAGGGAGAAAAACAACCGTCAACCAACTACCAATTACCAACTACCAACTACCAACTACCCAAAATTGGCATTCTGTTCTACCGCGCTCACTATTTGGCAGGTAATACGGGTGTAATTGACGATTTGTGTCAAGCATTGGTAGCCAGAAATCTATTACCAGTACCAGTTTTCGTTTCTTCGCTACGCGATCCAGAAGTGCAAGCAGAAATTCTATCTTACTTCCAGCCTCAAGACGAGGCAGAAATTCAAGTCTTATTAAATACAACCAGTTTTTCTCTGACACGCATTTTTCCGACTCCCGACTCCCTAGTACGGGCGCACTGTTGTGCGCCCGTACCGGCTCCCGCTAACTTATGGCAACAACTAGATATACCAATACTGCAAGTTATTTTTAGTAGCAGTTCAATTTCAACCTGGGAGACAAGTTCTCAAGGACTATCGCCACGGGATATTGGCATGAATGTGGCTCTACCAGAAGTGGATGGGCGCATTATTAGCCGTGCTGTGTCGTTTAAAGCAGTACAGAGCTGGAATGCAGCTCTAGAGACGAATGTAGTCGTTTACGAGTCGGTGCGCGATCGCCTGGAATGTGTTGCTGAACTAACTCAGCGTTGGGTGCAGCTGCGTTCTCGTCCGCCAGCAGCACGCAAAATCGCTCTGATTTTGGCAAACTATCCCAATCGTGACGGACGTTTGGCAAATGGAGTTGGATTAGATACTCCTGCTAGTTGTATAGAAATTCTCAAATCGCTCCAGCAAGCAGGATATCAAGTAGAAAATCTACCGCGAACTGGAGACGAACTGATCCAACGCCTGACATCTGGAGTGACAAACGATCCTGATAGTCAGTGGCGATCGCTCCCACAGCAATTAAGCTGGCAAGAGTATCAACAATATTTTGCCACCCTTCCTGAAGCAGTGCAGCAGGGGATTGTTAGTCGGTGGGAGCAGAAGAGAGCTGAGGGAGCTGAAGGAGCTGAGGGAGCTGAGGGAGCTGAGGGAGTGAATAGACTTACTACTCACTACTCACCGCTCACCACTTATTCCCGACTCCCGACTCCCGACTCCCGACTCCCCATTCCTGGTATTCAACTCGGTAATGTTTTCGTAGGGATTCAACCAGCACGGGGGTACGATCGCGATCCGGCGTTAAATTACCACGCGCCTGACTTGGAACCACCGCATACTTATTTGGCTTTTTATTATTGGCTGCGAGAGCATTTTGGTGCTGATGCGATCGTCCACATAGGCAAGCACGGTAATTTGGAATGGCTTCCAGGTAAAAGCGTGGCACTCTCAAGTCAGTGTTATCCCGAAATTGCTTTAGGTGCTATGCCCCATTTCTATCCGTTTATCGTCAACGATCCTGGGGAAGGTTCGCAAGCAAAACGCCGCGCCCAAGCAGTGATTATCGACCATTTAACGCCTCCCATGACGCGGGCAGAACTCTATGGAGCGCTACACCAATTAGAAAGTTTAGTTGACGAGTATTACGAAGCTCAAAGTCTAGATCCGACTCGATTGCCAGCCATTAGCGATCGCATTTGGCAATTAATTAAACAAGAAAATTTACACTTAGACTTGGGGATGGAGCGGGAGTCGGGAGTCGTAGGGGCGGGTTTTTTTGCAGAGCCTTATGAAAAACAAACAGTTCTGCAATTAAACCCGCCCGTACAGGAGTTGGAGAACAGAGCTAGGGGAGCTGAGGAAGAAAAAATCCAATTACCAATTACCCATTACCAACTACCAACTACCAACTACCAACTACCAATTAACCAACTCGACGGTTATTTATGCGAACTCAAAGAAGCTCAAATTCGCGATGGTTTGCATATATTTGGGCAATGCCCGCAAGGAGAACAATTACGAGATTTAATTGTAGCGATCGCTCGTCAACCTAATTCCTACCAACCAGGAATCACCCGCGCAATTGCTCAAGCCTGGGAATTAGATTTCGATCCCCTCACGGCAGATTTCAGCACTCAACTTTCAGAGACAAGCGCTCGAATTTTATCAGCAAAAACTCAAACACCCTGTCATACAATCGGCGATGCGATCGAGGTGTTAGAACAATATGCGGCTGAGTTGGTGGAAGTATTGATTGGGGAATCGGGAGTCGGGAGTCGGGAGTCGGGAGTTGGAGATAAACGAGCAGAGGGGCAGAGGGGCAGAGGGGCAGAGGAAGCAGAGCTAAGGAAGCAGAGGAGCAGAGCTGAGGAGCAACTACCAACTACCAACTACCAATTTTCTACACCCCCTTCCCGGCTCCCAAGTACGGACGCACAGCAGTGCGCCCCTACCGACTCCCGACTCACTTCATTAAATTGGATTCGCGATCGCCTCTTACCCGCTTTAGCACAAACTCAACAGGAAATTACCAATTTACTACATGGTTTGGATGGGTGCTACGTTCCTAGTGGGGCATCGGGTGCGCCGACGAGAGGTCGTCCAGAAGTATTACCAACAGGAAAAAATTTCTACTCGGTGGATATCCGTGCCATTCCGACAGAAACGGCTTGGGATATCGGACGTAAAGCAGCTGAAGCTTTAATCGAACGCTACACGCAAGAAAATGGGGAATATCCCAAAACTCTGGGTTTGTCGATTTGGGGAACTTCTACCATGCGGACTGGGGGAGATGACATTGCTGAGGCGTTGGCTTTGTTGGGAGTGCGTCCGGTATGGGATGGGGTTTCTCGGCGGGTGGTGGATTTTGAAATTTTGCCTCTATCGGTGTTGGCGCGTCCCCGCGTGGATGTAACTTTAAGAATTTCTGGTTTTTTCCGCGATGCTTTTCCTAATTTAATCGATCTGTTTGACAGTGCCGTTGTTGCCGTGTCGCAGTTGGACGAACCGCTAGCCCAAAATCCCCTAGCTGCCAAGGTGAAACAAGAAACTCAGTTTTGGCACTCGGCAGGATTGACACCAGAAGAGGCAAAAGAGCGATCGCTTTACCGTGTTTTTGGTTCTAAACCAGGGGCTTATGGAGCTGGGTTACAAGGATTAATTGAAGCGCAAAATTGGACGGGCGATCGCGATTTAGCCCGTGCTTATATTAATTGGAGTTGCTACGCTTATTCCCGCAACTCAGAAGGACGAGCCGCCCCAGAAGCGTTCGAGCAACGTTTAGGCGAAATGCAAATTGTCTTGCACAACCAAGACAATCGCGAACACGATCTGCTCGATTCTGACGATTACTATCAATTTCAAGGTGGTTTAACTGTTGCCGTGCGTGCCGTTCGCGGTAAAAATCCTCAAACATATTTTGGTGACAATTCTATTCCGGCAAACCCTCGCGTTCGTCATTTAAAGGAAGAAATTGCCAAGGTATATCGTTCTCGCGTCGTTAATCCGAAATGGATTGCGGGGGTGATGCGTCACGGTTATAAAGGGGCTTTTGAAATGGCAGCGACAGTAGATTATTTATTTGCCTACGATGCTACAGCTGATTGCGTGGAAGATTATATGTATCAAGGCATTGCCGAAGCTTATTTATTCGATCCAGCCGTCCAAGACTTCGTGCAACAAAAAAATCCTTGGGCATTACGAGATATGGCAGAAAGGTTAATTGAAGCCAAGCAGCGAGGATTGTGGCAAGTGACACCAGAGATTATAGATAAGTTACGAGCGATCGCCCACCAAGCAGAAGGAGCGATCGAAGAAAAATAGCGAGATTTCATGTCTAGCTTGGGGCGACTGCAAGTCGCGACTACACAGACAAAACTTGCCTGCGCAGGTTAAACTCTCAGTCCGTGCAGGCGGAAAGAGTTTGTCTAGTTTCGCAAATTCTATTCCCCCCGACTCGATAAGCTGTCACACATTTAATACCATTTTACTAAAACTATGCTACAGAAGATCCCCCCAACCCCCCTTATCAAGGGGGGCTAGGGGGGATCTCTTTTGTCGTAGTCAAAGAGTAAATTGGTATAACTTGCATTATCAGTGCCATCAAATCGCTTGCCACGAGCTGGAAATATTTTGACTTTTAACTTTTAACTTTTGACTTACTTATCAACTTTTTTATCGTCTTTTTCATCGTCCGTAATGGATCGATCTGTATTGCCCAAACAACACTGGATAAGGCTTGAGACTTTTGCCCCATCCGATAGGACATGAGGGCGTGATCGTAAACAAAATTCGCAAACATCTGCGGGTGGGCGCGAAAAATTGCCTGATGCTTGTCAATCAAACGTTGAAAACTTTCCTGACGCAAATTCGTATTGCGCGACACTCGCGCCCCTGGATGCTCGTAAAGTTGATAAGTGACGATCGGTAAACCCAAGATCGAACAGACAGGATTCAGCCGCAGAAAAAGTTCGGTATGGACGCGGGAACGAAACGCCTCATCCCAGCCTCCTATCTGTAAAATTACTTCCCGTTCCACCACTAAAGTTTGTTTGGTATTGTACGACTTACCTGGTTCCAAAACTTCTAATGCAAAATGACAGCCACGGGGACGACTGGGAGGCGGAATACGTGTTTCTAAAATTTTACCTGCATCATCTACCACGTCGATCCCAGAAATAACGCCGACAGGTGGAGGTAAAGTTGCTTTAGCGATCGCCTCTAAGGATACAGCTGCCATTTGGGGTAAAAGACAGTCATCGTCATCTAAATAGGCAATCCAGCGCCCTTGCGCCGCTTTCGTACCTACATTCCGCGCCCCTGCACCCCCGTGAGAGGTAGAGAGACGAATTATTCGCAAACGCGGATCTGCTGGTAAATCTATAGGTTGAGTTGAAGCATCGTCAACGACAATAACTTCGAGATCTGTCATGGTTTGCGATAAAGCACTTTGAACCGCACGCGCTAATAGTTGCGGGCGATCGCGCGTCGGTATGATGATACTGAGTTTTGGCATCATAACTAGGGGCGAGGAGTGAGGGATGAGGAGTAAGGGAAAGAAAGAGGGGACAAGGGAAGAATAACTACAAATGACAAATGACTAAGAAGAAAAAATCAATGCTTCCATCCATTCCCAAGAAATAAAAACTCGTTCTCCCTCTTTGTAAGGGCTAGTTCCGCGTCGCCGCAGTTCCGTGACGTGGAAATTGAGTCCGATCGCCTGAACTAAATAACTCGTAGCATAACCGAGGTATTGACTTTGAATAATGGTGGCTGCATAACCAATGTCGGCACGATTTAAGCAAATATTTTCTGGACGCACGACTAATCGTACTGCATTACCAGGAGAAATTGTAGCGATCGCTCCTTCAACAACTGTTCCTTCAACAATTGCTGTCTCGCCAATTTGCACTCTGCCTCGCTGCCCATCTACACTTAACAACACGCCATCGAGAAAATTTGCCCGTCCGATAAATTCAGCGACGTATAAATCGGCGGGCTGTTCGTAGACTTCTAGAGGCGTGCCGACTTGTAATAGCTTGCCCGATTTAAGAATCGCAATGCGATCGCTCAACGCTAAGGCTTCTTCTTGGTCGTGAGTAATATAAACAAAGCTAATTCCCGTCTGACGTTGGAGTTGTTTCAATTCCTGCCGCAGTTCCATCCGAATTTTGGCATCCAAAGCTGAAAGCGGTTCGTCTAAAAGTAACACGTCAGGGCGATCGACAATTGCCCGTGCTAAAGCTACCCGTTGTTTTTGTCCGCCGGAAAGTTGAGAAGGTAGCCTCTGCGCCATTTCTGCGAGTTGGACGAGTTTCAAAGCTTCCGTAACTCGTTGGCTAATTTCTGCTACGGGCGATCGCTTTGCTTGTAAAGCATATGCTACGTTGTCAAATACCGATAGGTGGGGAAACAAGGCGTAGTCCTGAAACACTGTATGGACGTTGCGCTTATAGGCAGGCAACCGACTGACATCTTTGCCCCCAATATAAATACAGCCAGTATCGGGCGTTTCAAATCCGCCAATCAGCCGCAATAAAGTTGTTTTGCCCGAACCAGAAGCCCCCAGCAGCGTGAAAAATTCTCCTTGCTGCACGTCGAGACTGACAGACTGCACGGCTTGGACTTTGCCGTAAATCTTACTGACGTTTTCTAAAGCAACCTGGATCGCGATCGCGTGAGTCAAAAGTTAAAAGTTAAAAGTCAAAATTGTGAATCTTATTCAATTTGAACATGGAAGTCGAGAGTTGGGAATTGTAGGGACGGGTTTTAGAGAGATCTATGAAACAACAAATAATTCTTCGGTTAAACCCGCCCGTGCAGGAGTCGGGAGAAGAAATTTTCCTGATTGGTTGTGAATTTCATTCATTATGTCTCCTGCAAAAGTCAAGAACCATCTGCGTTCCAGAAGTATCACTCCATGCCCGATGAAGTAGTAGCAGGAATAGCAATAACAGAGATAATTTTCTCATTATCCTTAATTTCGCGGAGGCGATCGCCCGTGCCTTCTTTGCCCCACTTGCCTATTTTATCGACAGGTAGGCGCACGATCCGTTGATTGCTGGTGAGCAAAGCGACCTCACTTATTGTTGCCGATACAATTCCTGCCAGCCGATCCGATTTGCTGGCAAAAGCTAAAGCCTGAGTTGGAATATCGCCGCGATTGCCTTGACGCAATACATGGGCGGGTATTCGCTTCGCATAGCCTTCTTGGGTGACGAGCAACAAATTAGTTTTGAGATCGTCTATTGCCACTCCGCCAACCATTTCTTCTTGTTTTCGCAGCCGCAAGCCTTGCATTCCCATTGCCGTGCGTCCTAGAATTGGTAATTGCTCGTCATCTATACCAAACCTTAACAGCCTACCTCCTGCTGAAGCGAGGATCAAAAATTGCCCCGGCTCGATCGGTTGCACGCCTAACAAGCGGTCTTCATCCTTGAACTTCACCACCGTCAAACCGCGATTGGTCAGATTTTGTAACTCCGATGCAGCTAAGCGCTTCACTCGTCCTAATTGAGTCATGAATAGCGCTTGGATGTTTTCTGTTTCTGGGGGTAATAGCATTTGAGTCACTATACTTTCCGTACCGTTAGCAGCCGATCCAGGCAGTAAGCTAATCAACGGCGTACCCCGCAGCGATCGCCCGCTACTAGGAGGAATATCGCCCACCTGCAACGGGTAAACCTTTCCACCACTGGTAAATACAACTAAATTCTCATCCGTCTTCGTGGCTGCGGTTTGAATCACAAAGTCATTTTCCATCAAACCGTTGTCTGACTTCGGCTTCCTACCTGGCTTATTACCGTTAACAGCTAACCTTCTGACATACCCTTTTTGGGTAAATTCTAAAGCAACCTCTTCAGAATTCGGAATTCGGAATTCGGAATTCGGAATTGACGAGCTTTTCTTGCTCTGTTCTTCTGCTTCTTGAGTGCCAATGCGAGTCCGGCGAGAGTCGGCAAATTTACGTCTGAGCGATCGCAAATCTTTTTTCAGTGCCTTTAATAACTCGTGGCGATCGCTTAACAACCGTCGCAAAGTTTGAATTTGTTCGCTAAGAGATTCAAATTCAGTTTGTAGGTTCTGTTGTTCCAAACCCGTCAGGCGACGCATGGGCATTGCTAAGATTGCATCGGCTTGGGCTTCGCTCAATTGCAACTCATTTTGCAGGGTGATTTTAGCCGTACTACCATCGCTTGCCTGTCGCAAAATTGCAATGACTTCATCCAAGTGGGATAAAGCTGTTAGCAACCCTTCTACCAAATGCACGCGACTTTCGGCTCGATTCAAGTCGTGAGTGTAACGCCGAATCAGAGTTTGTTCGCGGAAACTTAAAAATTCCTGTAATAGCTGTCTTAAAGAAAGTTGGCGCGGTTGTCCGTCTACTAAAGCAAGAAAAATTGCCCCAAAATTTGTTTGCAGGGAAGTGTGATGGTACAACTGGCGCAGAACAACCTGCGGATCGGCATCTCGTTTGAGTTCTATTACCACCCGCATTCCTTGGCGATCGCTTTCATCTCGCAAATCGCCAATGCCCTCAATCCTACCCTGATTAACTAATTCCGCGACTTTTTCGATCCAACCTGCTTTGTTAACTTGGTAGGGTAATTCCGTGACGACAATTGCCGTAGTACGGCGCGATCGCTTGACTCCAGTTTGAATTTCTTCAATTTGAGCGATTCCTCTGATGGTAATACTACCCCGTCCAGTGGTGTAAGCTTCGCGAATTCCCGTACTGCCAATAATTTCGCCCCCAGTGGGAAAGTCGGGTCCAGGGATTAACTCAAATAGCTTGTCGTCCGATAATTCTGGTTGGTCGATCAGGGTAACTAAACCATCGATGATTTCTCCCAAATTGTGGGGAGGAATATTTGTCGCCATCCCCACAGCAATTCCCGACGCACCGTTGAGCAATAAAAATGGTAGTTGGGCTGGTAATACGACTGGCTCTTGTTGGGAATTGTCAAAGTTGCCGATAAAATCAACCGTTTCTTCGCCAATTTCAGTCAGCATCGCCTCATTACCAATAGGCGCGAGGCGAGTCTCGGTATAACGCATTGCTGCTGGCGGGTCGTTATCTACCGAACCGAAGTTCCCGTGTCCCGCCAGCATTGGATAGCGGCTGGAAAAGTCTTGTACCAACCGGACTAAAGCATCGTATACTGCTTGGTCGCCGTGAGGATGGTACTTACCGAGTACGTCACCTACTACCCTGGCGCATTTACGATAAGGGCGATCGGGAGTTAAACCCAATTCATGCATGGCATATAAAATGCGCCTGTGAACTGGTTTTAAGCCATCACGTACGTCTGGTAATGCCCGCCCTACAATTACGCTCATGGCATATTCCAGATAAGACCGTTGCATTTCTGTATGCAGGGCTGTGGGAATCACCTGTCCCGCTGGGAGAAGGTTTAATTGTTTTGCCATGAGTGATGTTTCCTAGTTGATAACGACAAACGCCAAAAATTTAATAGTATCTTTACAAAGCTTACCCTCAGCATCCTAATTTATTTGCTTACAAAAAGATACTAATAGTAGCCGATGAGTAATTCCCAGTATTATTCTGGATGAGCGACGATCGCGCTCAAATTTCTATTTACCCGCTCCTGATTTTTCGCTTTAAGTATGCAATTCTACTAAAGGAAAATTTTATTCCTACCTTAACAACAGCCAGAGAATGCTGTCATAGCTTACGTCCGCTGTCAATTTAATATGCAATCTCCTGTAACAAAGTTATGATGAAAACCGTTTTGATTGTAGAGGATGACCCTATAAATGCTCGCGTTTTTGCCAAAATTTTGACAAAACGTGGTGGCTTGGAGACAAAGCATACAGAAAATGTAGAAGAGGTCATGGAGATTGCGACATCTGGACAAGTCGATATTATTTTGATGGATGTTTCTCTTTCGCGCAGCGTTTACCAGGGTAAAGCAGTGGATGGGATCAAGATTACCCAAATGCTGAAGGCAAATCCGCAAACTGCTAAGTTACCAATTATCCTCGTCACAGCTCACGTCATGGAAGGCGATCGCGAAAACTTTCTGCGCCAAAGCGGTGCAGACGGTTACATTTCAAAACCAGTCGTGGATCACCAGCAGTTTGTCGAACAAATTTGGGCGATGCTGCCGAAGGAATAGGGAGCAGGGAGCAGGGAGCAGGGAGCAGGGAGTAGGGAGTAGGGAGTGAGTTGCAGTCCTTGAACTCTCTGCTTTTTATCTTAATACAGATGTACTAAATAAAAGTACAAAAAGAAACCGCGAAGGCACTCTTGGCGCGATCGCGGCGGAGAAAAAAGGACAAGGGAGACAAGGGAGAGGGGGGAGACAAGGGGGACAAGGGAGAAAATCCTTCGAGTGTCCTCCCACACTTCCCACACCCCACACCCCACACCCCACACCCTATTTACTAGTCACTAGCCACTAGCCACTACAATCCACTCAACACTTCCCTAGCAGCGGCTAAAGTCTGCTCTACATCTGCTTCGGTGTGAGCTAGAGAGGTAAAGCCAGCTTCAAATTGAGAAGGCGCGAGATAAACTCCCCGCTCTAACATCCCGCGATAGAAACGGCTGAATTTGATTAAATCTGCCTTTTTAGCGTCTTCGTAGTTGTGTACTGGTCCTTCGGTAAAGAAAAAGCCAAACATCCCGCTAATTTGCCCGCCACAAGCAGCGTGTCCTGTTTCTTTGGCGACTTGCAGCATTCCATCGGCTAACTTTTTCGTGATGCGATCGAGCGCTTCGTACGTCCCAGGCTTTTGCAACAATTCCAAAGTCTTAATCCCTGCTGTCATTGCTAAGGGATTACCAGAAAGCGTTCCAGCTTGATAGACGGGACCTGCTGGGGCAATCATGGACATAATATCTTTGCGTCCGCCGTAAGCACCTACAGGTAAACCGCCACCGATAATTTTACCCAGGGTGGTTAGGTCGGGGGTGATGCCAAATCTCTCTTGAGCGCCACCGTAGGCAATCCGAAAACCAGTCATAACTTCATCAAATACGAGCAAAGCACCGCGATCGCGGGTAATTTCTCGCAATCCTTCCAAAAAGCCCGCGTCGGGAGGAATAAAGCCTGCATTACCGACAACTGGTTCTAAAATGACCCCGGCAATTTCGTCAGGGTTTTCTTCAAATAAAGCTTTGACCGTTTCTAGATCGTTGTAAGGCGCAGTGAGAGTGTTGCTTGTCGCAGATTTAGGCACTCCAGGGGAATCTGGTAAGCCAAGGGTAGCAACCCCAGAACCAGCTTTGACCAGAAACATATCGGCATGACCGTGATAGCAGCCTTCAAACTTGATAATCTTATCTCGTCCTGTAAAAGCTCGCATTAAGCGCAGGACTGCCATACAAGCTTCCGTACCGGAGTTGACGAAGCGTACCATTTCAATGCTAGGGACGGCATCAACGACCATTTCCGCTAGCACGTTTTCCAAAACAGAAGGCGCGCCGAAGCTCGTACCTTTTTCT
This genomic window contains:
- a CDS encoding glycosyltransferase family 2 protein, whose product is MMPKLSIIIPTRDRPQLLARAVQSALSQTMTDLEVIVVDDASTQPIDLPADPRLRIIRLSTSHGGAGARNVGTKAAQGRWIAYLDDDDCLLPQMAAVSLEAIAKATLPPPVGVISGIDVVDDAGKILETRIPPPSRPRGCHFALEVLEPGKSYNTKQTLVVEREVILQIGGWDEAFRSRVHTELFLRLNPVCSILGLPIVTYQLYEHPGARVSRNTNLRQESFQRLIDKHQAIFRAHPQMFANFVYDHALMSYRMGQKSQALSSVVWAIQIDPLRTMKKTIKKLISKSKVKS
- a CDS encoding response regulator — encoded protein: MKTVLIVEDDPINARVFAKILTKRGGLETKHTENVEEVMEIATSGQVDIILMDVSLSRSVYQGKAVDGIKITQMLKANPQTAKLPIILVTAHVMEGDRENFLRQSGADGYISKPVVDHQQFVEQIWAMLPKE
- the hemL gene encoding glutamate-1-semialdehyde 2,1-aminomutase, with the protein product MVNTSIKTTKSEEIFAAAQKLMPGGVSSPVRAFKSVGGQPIVFDRVEGAYIWDVDGNKYIDYVGTWGPAICGHAHPDVIAALHTALEKGTSFGAPSVLENVLAEMVVDAVPSIEMVRFVNSGTEACMAVLRLMRAFTGRDKIIKFEGCYHGHADMFLVKAGSGVATLGLPDSPGVPKSATSNTLTAPYNDLETVKALFEENPDEIAGVILEPVVGNAGFIPPDAGFLEGLREITRDRGALLVFDEVMTGFRIAYGGAQERFGITPDLTTLGKIIGGGLPVGAYGGRKDIMSMIAPAGPVYQAGTLSGNPLAMTAGIKTLELLQKPGTYEALDRITKKLADGMLQVAKETGHAACGGQISGMFGFFFTEGPVHNYEDAKKADLIKFSRFYRGMLERGVYLAPSQFEAGFTSLAHTEADVEQTLAAAREVLSGL
- a CDS encoding ABC transporter ATP-binding protein, translated to MTHAIAIQVALENVSKIYGKVQAVQSVSLDVQQGEFFTLLGASGSGKTTLLRLIGGFETPDTGCIYIGGKDVSRLPAYKRNVHTVFQDYALFPHLSVFDNVAYALQAKRSPVAEISQRVTEALKLVQLAEMAQRLPSQLSGGQKQRVALARAIVDRPDVLLLDEPLSALDAKIRMELRQELKQLQRQTGISFVYITHDQEEALALSDRIAILKSGKLLQVGTPLEVYEQPADLYVAEFIGRANFLDGVLLSVDGQRGRVQIGETAIVEGTVVEGAIATISPGNAVRLVVRPENICLNRADIGYAATIIQSQYLGYATSYLVQAIGLNFHVTELRRRGTSPYKEGERVFISWEWMEALIFSS
- the gyrA gene encoding DNA gyrase subunit A codes for the protein MAKQLNLLPAGQVIPTALHTEMQRSYLEYAMSVIVGRALPDVRDGLKPVHRRILYAMHELGLTPDRPYRKCARVVGDVLGKYHPHGDQAVYDALVRLVQDFSSRYPMLAGHGNFGSVDNDPPAAMRYTETRLAPIGNEAMLTEIGEETVDFIGNFDNSQQEPVVLPAQLPFLLLNGASGIAVGMATNIPPHNLGEIIDGLVTLIDQPELSDDKLFELIPGPDFPTGGEIIGSTGIREAYTTGRGSITIRGIAQIEEIQTGVKRSRRTTAIVVTELPYQVNKAGWIEKVAELVNQGRIEGIGDLRDESDRQGMRVVIELKRDADPQVVLRQLYHHTSLQTNFGAIFLALVDGQPRQLSLRQLLQEFLSFREQTLIRRYTHDLNRAESRVHLVEGLLTALSHLDEVIAILRQASDGSTAKITLQNELQLSEAQADAILAMPMRRLTGLEQQNLQTEFESLSEQIQTLRRLLSDRHELLKALKKDLRSLRRKFADSRRTRIGTQEAEEQSKKSSSIPNSEFRIPNSEEVALEFTQKGYVRRLAVNGNKPGRKPKSDNGLMENDFVIQTAATKTDENLVVFTSGGKVYPLQVGDIPPSSGRSLRGTPLISLLPGSAANGTESIVTQMLLPPETENIQALFMTQLGRVKRLAASELQNLTNRGLTVVKFKDEDRLLGVQPIEPGQFLILASAGGRLLRFGIDDEQLPILGRTAMGMQGLRLRKQEEMVGGVAIDDLKTNLLLVTQEGYAKRIPAHVLRQGNRGDIPTQALAFASKSDRLAGIVSATISEVALLTSNQRIVRLPVDKIGKWGKEGTGDRLREIKDNEKIISVIAIPATTSSGME
- the cobN gene encoding cobaltochelatase subunit CobN, producing the protein MHRISTTPGDWNPQANGVALFAQTPAPLVFLTATDTDIQTLAAAVTQLPIDFPTFRVANLLQLQQQIVIDTYAEDVLEKAQVIILRLLGGRSYWSYGLEVVRETARRTGAALIVIPGDDAIDPDLIAHSTVPLAVGNRLWRYFLEGGVENAVNALLFAADCCLHTSYNPQPPQVVPRVGLYGWKGVGEKRAEEAEEAEEAEGEKQPSTNYQLPTTNYQLPKIGILFYRAHYLAGNTGVIDDLCQALVARNLLPVPVFVSSLRDPEVQAEILSYFQPQDEAEIQVLLNTTSFSLTRIFPTPDSLVRAHCCAPVPAPANLWQQLDIPILQVIFSSSSISTWETSSQGLSPRDIGMNVALPEVDGRIISRAVSFKAVQSWNAALETNVVVYESVRDRLECVAELTQRWVQLRSRPPAARKIALILANYPNRDGRLANGVGLDTPASCIEILKSLQQAGYQVENLPRTGDELIQRLTSGVTNDPDSQWRSLPQQLSWQEYQQYFATLPEAVQQGIVSRWEQKRAEGAEGAEGAEGAEGVNRLTTHYSPLTTYSRLPTPDSRLPIPGIQLGNVFVGIQPARGYDRDPALNYHAPDLEPPHTYLAFYYWLREHFGADAIVHIGKHGNLEWLPGKSVALSSQCYPEIALGAMPHFYPFIVNDPGEGSQAKRRAQAVIIDHLTPPMTRAELYGALHQLESLVDEYYEAQSLDPTRLPAISDRIWQLIKQENLHLDLGMERESGVVGAGFFAEPYEKQTVLQLNPPVQELENRARGAEEEKIQLPITHYQLPTTNYQLPINQLDGYLCELKEAQIRDGLHIFGQCPQGEQLRDLIVAIARQPNSYQPGITRAIAQAWELDFDPLTADFSTQLSETSARILSAKTQTPCHTIGDAIEVLEQYAAELVEVLIGESGVGSRESGVGDKRAEGQRGRGAEEAELRKQRSRAEEQLPTTNYQFSTPPSRLPSTDAQQCAPTDSRLTSLNWIRDRLLPALAQTQQEITNLLHGLDGCYVPSGASGAPTRGRPEVLPTGKNFYSVDIRAIPTETAWDIGRKAAEALIERYTQENGEYPKTLGLSIWGTSTMRTGGDDIAEALALLGVRPVWDGVSRRVVDFEILPLSVLARPRVDVTLRISGFFRDAFPNLIDLFDSAVVAVSQLDEPLAQNPLAAKVKQETQFWHSAGLTPEEAKERSLYRVFGSKPGAYGAGLQGLIEAQNWTGDRDLARAYINWSCYAYSRNSEGRAAPEAFEQRLGEMQIVLHNQDNREHDLLDSDDYYQFQGGLTVAVRAVRGKNPQTYFGDNSIPANPRVRHLKEEIAKVYRSRVVNPKWIAGVMRHGYKGAFEMAATVDYLFAYDATADCVEDYMYQGIAEAYLFDPAVQDFVQQKNPWALRDMAERLIEAKQRGLWQVTPEIIDKLRAIAHQAEGAIEEK